Sequence from the Aquimarina sp. Aq107 genome:
CCATTTGAACTTCAGAAAGCCGATGAGTTGTTTATTACCAATGTAATTAAAGGAATACAGCCTATTACCAAGTTTAGGAAAAAGGAATATACATCAGAAACAACAAGAAGATTGCTTGGTGTATTAAATGCAAGAATAAGAATAGGAGGTTAGTTATAACTAGGATCTTCTGGAGCATTTGACCATAGAAGGTATTCTCCACCTAATTCGATCATCTTTTCTTTCCAGAAAGTATCATAGGATTTACCAATGATATTTTTTTCATAAGTGTTTTTTACAATTACCCAAGAATTAGCTTCTAATTCTTGTATAAGTTGCTCTGCATCCCAACCAGAATACCCTAAGAAAAAACGGATTTCATTGGGTGTAATTTTGTTTTCTTCAATTAAACTTGATACTACCGAAAAATCGCCACCCCAATAAATACCAGAAGAAATTTCTACACTATTTGGAATCAAATTAGGAACCTTATGTATAAAGTATAAATTATCCTGTTCTACTGGTCCACCATTGTATATTTTAAATTCCGCTTCAACTTCAGGGACTAGATCCGATAAAACGTAATCTAGTGGTTTATTCATAATAAAACCAATAGAACCTTGATCACTATGATCTGCAAGAAGTACAACCGAACGATTAAAAGAAACATCACCGATGATAGACGGCTCGGCAATCAAAAGATGTCCTTTTGAGGGTTGTAGTGAAATCATAGTTGGTGTAGTTTGTATTAAAACTAAATAATTATTTTTAATAATCAAAGAGGATGTTACACTTTTACTGATAATGCATAAAAAAAAGCTCTCTAAAAAGAGAGCTTTCTATAATATCAAAAACTAAATAAATTAGTTAACTGAACTAGATAAATCTGCACCAGCTTTGAACTTTACAACATTTTTAGCAGCGATCTTGATAGTTTTACCTGTTTGAGGGTTTCTACCTTCTCTTGCAGCTCTTTTAGAAACTGACCAAGAACCGAATCCTACTAAAGAAACACGGTCACCTTTTTTAAGAGAACCTTCAACATTTCCTAAGAAAGATTCTAAAGCTTTCTTTGCTGCTGCTTTTGTAATTCCAGCGTCAGCTGCCATTGCATCGATTAATTCTGTTTTGTTCATAATTCTGTTTTTAAATTAATTGTTGGTTAAACCAAATTTTTGTTAAACGCTCTACAAATTTATACGGATTTATGATTCGTGCAAGGATTAGCCCAGTAAATACGGGGTTTTGTTGATAACTCAGGACGATTGTTAATAAACCTGTACGTTTTCTATGAATTTTCTTACTCTAGTGATAGCAAGGGCTCAGGCCATTTTAGCATCCTTGTAAAAGGTGTACCCGTTTAAGAGTGCTTTAGCTTCCATAGCTTTTTTCCCCGGAAGTTGGATTTTATTTAGAATAATGTACCCATTATGAACTGCTACCTTGATTATAGAATCTTCTACGATAATTTTTCCGATATCAAAATTATGTTCTTGTTCCTCTATTTCAGTATCATATATTTTAATGGAGACTTCTTCGCCTTTATTATATAATAATGACCAAGCTGCAGGGTAAGGACTTAAACCTCTAATAAGATTGTAAATAGTTTTAATATTATCATTCCAATTAACCTTAGTATTGTCTCGATGGAGTTTGTATGCAGTTTT
This genomic interval carries:
- a CDS encoding YqgE/AlgH family protein; amino-acid sequence: MISLQPSKGHLLIAEPSIIGDVSFNRSVVLLADHSDQGSIGFIMNKPLDYVLSDLVPEVEAEFKIYNGGPVEQDNLYFIHKVPNLIPNSVEISSGIYWGGDFSVVSSLIEENKITPNEIRFFLGYSGWDAEQLIQELEANSWVIVKNTYEKNIIGKSYDTFWKEKMIELGGEYLLWSNAPEDPSYN
- a CDS encoding HU family DNA-binding protein, which translates into the protein MNKTELIDAMAADAGITKAAAKKALESFLGNVEGSLKKGDRVSLVGFGSWSVSKRAAREGRNPQTGKTIKIAAKNVVKFKAGADLSSSVN